One Littorina saxatilis isolate snail1 linkage group LG1, US_GU_Lsax_2.0, whole genome shotgun sequence genomic window carries:
- the LOC138961862 gene encoding neutral cholesterol ester hydrolase 1-like, producing the protein MKVLCLLTLSMLVLVLAYRIHLVLQRPLPPGLPEPEKIRWLDECGRIALAANSLMQYIGVNPGSDSLKILSNTLFALMFNPLPWQRPDPVTLTVIQDVYDGVPVSVYTPQKTASSSPTQPTIIYFHGGGWTWLSVGVYDGPLKHLANSTRHKVIAVEYRKAPRHVFPAAYEDCLAVTQYVVKNARQLGVRQDAIIVAGDGAGGNLAAAVALALRDKLTMQILINPALQALNFATPSYQDNARLLPGITSAEKEATNWLRYAGASPRLLPKLLTNQHVSHAHVTRLQPHLDSRKRLPRYLNLTTRHTAASRRAEVSVAKEMDVKVTDPRFCPMLTTDVTGVANAYVIASHYDVLRDEAVMYAHRLLDSKIKVKLKHYRHAFHGFFLFSGGGWITFTESVQAMDDLVDFLNLHIFNIT; encoded by the exons ATGAAGGTCCTGTGCCTGCTGACGCTGAGTATGCTGGTTCTGGTTCTCGCCTACCGGATCCACCTGGTCTTGCAGCGCCCTCTTCCGCCAGGCTTACCGGAACCGGAAAAGATCCGCTGGCTCGATGAGTGCGGACGAATTGCTTTGGCGGCT AACTCTCTGATGCAGTACATTGGGGTCAACCCTGGTAGCGACAGCCTGAAGATCTTGAGCAACACGCTCTTCGCTCTCATGTTTAATCCGCTACCTTGGCAGCGTCCAGACCCCGTCACGTTGACG GTCATCCAAGACGTGTATGACGGGGTGCCGGTCAGTGTGTACACACCTCAAAAGACCGCCTCTTCTTCGCCCACCCAGCCCACCATTATCTACTTTCATGGCGGAGGGTGGACCTGGTTGTCTGTGG gtgtgtacGATGGACCTCTGAAACACCTGGCGAACAGCACGAGACACAAGGTCATAGCAGTGGA ATATCGCAAGGCCCCGCGCCATGTATTCCCAGCAGCGTACGAGGACTGCCTGGCAGTGACGCAATACGTGGTAAAGAACGCGCGTCAGCTGGGAGTGCGTCAGGACGCCATCATCGTGGCTGGTGACGGTGCTGGGGGAAACCTGGCCGCCGCTGTGGCTTTAGCTCTCAGGGACAAGCTCACGATGCAG ATTTTAATCAACCCTGCGCTTCAAGCCCTGAACTTCGCCACGCCTTCTTATCAGGACAACGCCCGCCTCCTACCCGGCATTACATCCGCAGAGAAGGAAGCCACCAACTGGCTGAGATACGCAGGCGCTTCGCCCCGCCTCCTGCCCAAGCTCCTGACCAATCAGCACGTCTCTCACGCTCACGTGACGCGCTTGCAGCCCCACCTGGACAGCCGGAAACGCCTCCCTCGATACCTGAACCTGACCACACGCCACACGGCAGCGTCCAGGCGTGCCGAAGTCAGTGTGGCCAAAGAGATGGACGTCAAGGTCACCGACCCCAGGTTTTGCCCTATGCTGACCACTGACGTAACGGGGGTGGCCAACGCTTACGTCATCGCGTCGCACTATGACGTGTTGCGTGACGAGGCGGTGATGTACGCGCACCGCTTGCTGGATAGTAAGATAAAAGTCAAGCTGAAGCACTACCGCCACGCTTTCCACGGCTTCTTCCTGTTCTCGGGGGGAGGTTGGATCACGTTCACTGAAAGCGTGCAAGCTATGGACGATCTTGTGGACTTCCTCAACCTGCACATCTTCAATATTACCTGA